In one Parvibaculum sp. genomic region, the following are encoded:
- a CDS encoding DUF1467 family protein — MTWTAGLAIYLVLWWLTFFAVLPWGVRAPSGNGDVAPGTDPGAPVAPRVLRKAGITTLVSTLVWLFVAWLIVYQPISYDSIPFMPDFGGEY, encoded by the coding sequence ATGACCTGGACAGCCGGTCTGGCGATCTATCTAGTCCTCTGGTGGCTGACGTTTTTCGCGGTCCTGCCCTGGGGCGTCCGCGCGCCGTCCGGCAATGGCGACGTCGCGCCCGGCACCGATCCGGGCGCCCCGGTCGCGCCGCGTGTTCTGCGCAAGGCGGGAATTACGACCCTGGTTTCCACGCTCGTCTGGCTGTTCGTCGCCTGGCTGATCGTCTACCAGCCGATATCCTATGACAGCATTCCCTTCATGCCGGATTTCGGAGGCGAGTACTGA
- the nuoN gene encoding NADH-quinone oxidoreductase subunit NuoN, with the protein MENAMTVPPLLPAFPEILLAVGAMALLMYGVFRKDCTAREASYGALGLFLLVAAFLVVEPGVTIHTFGGMFIVDGFGKFMKLLILLAAAAAMVMSLSYVRHEGMDRFEFPVLIVLATLGMFMMVSANGLIALYMGLELQSLALYVIAAFNRDSGRGSEAGLKYFVLGALASGMLLYGASLIYGFTGSVEFDAIAAVLASDGANIGVVFGIVFVLAGLAFKISAVPFHMWTPDVYEGAPTPVTAFFAGAPKVAAMALLLRILFGAFPSMMSEWQQIVVFISIASMVLGAFAAIGQTNIKRLMAYSSISHMGFALVGLAAGTPEGVRGVLIYMVIYVVMNAGVFCCILAMRRKEGYVETIGDLAGLSRNQPMVAAMLAMLMFSLTGIPPLAGFFGKFYVFAPAIQAGLYPLAVIGVLASVVGAFYYLRIVKIMYFDEPAEAFEQPMPGELTAVLGISSVFTLFFVLYPAPLIVASQVAVGALIP; encoded by the coding sequence ATGGAAAATGCAATGACCGTCCCCCCGCTCTTGCCGGCGTTCCCCGAAATCCTGCTGGCCGTCGGCGCCATGGCGCTGCTGATGTACGGCGTCTTCCGCAAGGACTGCACGGCCCGCGAAGCGAGCTATGGCGCGCTGGGCCTCTTCCTGCTGGTCGCGGCCTTTCTGGTCGTCGAACCCGGCGTCACGATCCACACCTTCGGCGGCATGTTCATCGTCGACGGTTTCGGCAAATTCATGAAGCTGCTGATCCTGCTGGCCGCCGCCGCCGCCATGGTGATGTCGCTATCCTATGTCCGCCACGAAGGCATGGACCGCTTCGAGTTCCCGGTGCTGATCGTGCTGGCGACGCTCGGCATGTTCATGATGGTGTCGGCCAACGGATTGATCGCGCTCTACATGGGCCTCGAGCTGCAAAGCCTCGCGCTCTACGTGATCGCCGCCTTCAATCGCGACAGCGGCCGCGGTTCCGAAGCCGGCCTCAAATATTTCGTCCTCGGCGCGCTCGCCTCCGGCATGCTGCTCTACGGTGCCTCGCTGATCTACGGCTTCACCGGCAGCGTCGAGTTCGACGCGATCGCCGCCGTGCTCGCGAGCGACGGCGCCAACATCGGCGTCGTCTTCGGCATCGTTTTCGTGCTGGCTGGCCTCGCCTTCAAGATTTCGGCGGTCCCCTTCCACATGTGGACGCCCGACGTCTATGAAGGCGCGCCGACGCCCGTCACCGCCTTCTTTGCCGGCGCGCCGAAAGTCGCGGCCATGGCGCTGCTGCTGCGCATCCTCTTCGGTGCCTTCCCCTCGATGATGTCCGAATGGCAGCAGATCGTCGTCTTCATCTCCATCGCCTCGATGGTGCTCGGCGCCTTCGCCGCCATCGGCCAGACCAACATCAAGCGCCTGATGGCCTACTCGTCGATATCCCACATGGGTTTCGCGCTGGTCGGCCTCGCCGCCGGAACGCCCGAAGGCGTGCGCGGCGTCCTGATCTACATGGTCATCTATGTCGTGATGAACGCCGGTGTCTTCTGCTGCATCCTCGCCATGCGTCGCAAGGAAGGCTATGTCGAAACCATCGGCGATCTCGCCGGCCTGTCGCGCAACCAGCCGATGGTCGCGGCCATGCTCGCCATGCTGATGTTCTCGCTGACCGGCATCCCGCCGCTCGCCGGATTCTTCGGCAAGTTCTATGTCTTCGCCCCGGCGATCCAGGCGGGGCTCTATCCGCTGGCCGTCATCGGCGTACTCGCCAGCGTCGTCGGCGCCTTCTACTACCTGCGCATCGTCAAGATCATGTATTTCGACGAACCGGCCGAGGCGTTCGAACAGCCGATGCCCGGCGAGCTGACGGCGGTGCTCGGCATATCGAGCGTCTTCACGCTTTTCTTCGTCCTCTATCCGGCGCCGCTCATCGTCGCATCGCAGGTTGCGGTCGGCGCGCTGATACCCTGA
- the mce gene encoding methylmalonyl-CoA epimerase, producing the protein MLGPLNHVAIAVPDVKAAGELYRKKFNAKVSDAVPQPDHGVTTVFVDLGNTKIELLEPLGENSPIAGFLAKNPKGGIHHICIEVDDIDAACDKMNAEGVTITGTGKPRIGAHGKPVVFLHPKDLNGTLVELEQA; encoded by the coding sequence ATGCTTGGTCCCCTCAATCACGTCGCCATAGCCGTCCCCGACGTCAAGGCGGCGGGCGAGCTTTACCGCAAGAAGTTCAACGCCAAGGTGTCGGATGCGGTGCCGCAGCCCGACCACGGCGTCACCACGGTTTTCGTCGATCTCGGCAACACCAAGATCGAACTGCTGGAACCTCTGGGTGAAAATTCGCCCATCGCCGGCTTCCTCGCGAAGAACCCGAAAGGCGGCATCCATCACATCTGCATCGAGGTCGACGACATCGACGCGGCTTGCGACAAGATGAACGCCGAAGGCGTCACCATCACCGGCACCGGCAAGCCGCGCATCGGCGCCCATGGCAAGCCGGTCGTCTTCCTGCATCCGAAGGATCTCAACGGAACGCTGGTCGAGCTGGAACAGGCTTGA
- the nuoL gene encoding NADH-quinone oxidoreductase subunit L, whose product MYSAIVFLPLLGFLIAGIFGRWLGVRGAQIVTSSLLVVSALLSVVALVSVGLGGETTTVQVLTFIDSGSFEADWRLRIDTLTAVMLVVVNVVSALVHIYSIGYMSHDPHQPRFFAYLSLFTFAMLMLVTADNFVQLFFGWEGVGLASYLLIGFWYQKPSANAAAIKAFVVNRVGDFGLILGIATLFLTVGSVDFDTVFKAIPELADETFSFLGYDVPVVTTACLLLFMGAMGKSAQFFLHTWLPDAMEGPTPVSALIHAATMVTAGVFLLARLSPVFEFSPYALTVVTVIGATTAFFAATVGLVQNDIKRVIAYSTCSQLGYMFVAIGVGAYEVAMFHLFTHAFFKALLFLGSGSVIHAMSDEQDMRKMGGLYKMIPITWLMMVIGTLALTGFPFTAGYYSKDAVIEAAFAAHNPAHMYAFALTVAAALLTSFYSWRLIFMTFHGESRASNETIAHVHESPLVMLVPLFILAVGALGAGFLFAPLFIGHAHEAFWLEAIYRGAENHIMHEFHNVPDWVPFVPTLMMIVGFATAWLFYIARPDIPKQLARTQEPLYNFLLNKWYFDEIYDFLFVRPAFWLGRLFWKQGDGRIIDGWGPDGISARVLDITRGVVRLQSGYLYHYAFAMLLGVAGLVTWFMLGGAQ is encoded by the coding sequence ATGTATTCGGCCATTGTCTTTCTGCCGCTTCTCGGTTTTCTGATCGCCGGCATCTTCGGCCGCTGGCTCGGTGTCCGCGGCGCGCAGATCGTCACCTCGAGCCTCCTCGTCGTCTCGGCGCTGTTGTCGGTCGTCGCTTTGGTCTCTGTCGGTCTCGGCGGCGAGACGACCACTGTGCAGGTGCTGACCTTCATCGATTCCGGAAGTTTCGAGGCGGACTGGCGCCTGCGCATCGACACGCTGACGGCGGTGATGCTCGTCGTCGTCAACGTCGTCTCGGCGCTGGTGCACATCTATTCGATCGGCTACATGAGCCATGATCCGCACCAGCCGCGCTTCTTTGCCTATCTGTCGCTCTTCACCTTCGCCATGCTGATGCTGGTGACGGCCGACAATTTCGTGCAGCTCTTCTTCGGTTGGGAAGGCGTCGGTCTTGCCTCCTACCTGCTGATCGGCTTCTGGTACCAGAAACCGAGCGCCAACGCCGCCGCCATCAAGGCCTTCGTCGTCAACCGCGTCGGCGACTTCGGCCTGATCCTCGGCATCGCGACACTTTTCCTCACTGTCGGCTCAGTCGATTTCGACACGGTCTTCAAGGCGATCCCTGAGCTTGCCGACGAAACCTTCTCCTTCCTCGGCTACGATGTGCCGGTCGTCACCACGGCCTGCCTGCTGCTCTTCATGGGCGCCATGGGCAAGTCGGCGCAGTTCTTCCTGCACACATGGCTGCCGGACGCGATGGAAGGCCCGACGCCTGTGTCGGCGCTGATCCATGCGGCGACGATGGTCACGGCGGGCGTCTTCCTGCTGGCGCGTCTCTCGCCCGTCTTCGAATTCTCGCCCTATGCGCTCACCGTCGTCACGGTCATCGGCGCGACCACCGCCTTCTTCGCCGCCACCGTCGGCCTCGTGCAGAACGACATCAAGCGCGTCATCGCCTATTCGACCTGTTCGCAGCTCGGCTACATGTTCGTGGCGATCGGCGTCGGCGCCTACGAAGTGGCGATGTTCCACCTCTTCACCCACGCCTTCTTCAAGGCGCTCCTGTTCCTCGGTTCGGGCTCCGTCATCCACGCGATGAGCGACGAGCAGGACATGCGCAAGATGGGTGGTCTCTACAAGATGATCCCCATCACCTGGCTGATGATGGTCATCGGCACATTGGCGCTGACCGGTTTCCCCTTCACCGCCGGTTACTATTCCAAGGACGCGGTCATCGAAGCGGCGTTTGCGGCCCACAACCCGGCGCACATGTATGCCTTCGCGCTCACCGTCGCGGCGGCGCTGCTGACGTCCTTCTACTCGTGGCGCCTGATCTTCATGACCTTCCACGGCGAATCCCGCGCCTCGAACGAAACCATCGCCCATGTGCACGAGTCGCCGCTGGTCATGCTGGTGCCGCTGTTCATTCTGGCGGTCGGCGCGCTCGGCGCCGGTTTCCTCTTCGCGCCGCTCTTCATCGGCCATGCCCACGAGGCGTTCTGGCTCGAGGCGATCTATCGCGGCGCGGAAAACCACATCATGCACGAATTCCACAACGTGCCGGACTGGGTGCCCTTCGTGCCGACGCTGATGATGATTGTCGGCTTTGCCACCGCCTGGCTCTTCTATATCGCGCGGCCCGACATTCCAAAGCAGCTCGCACGCACGCAGGAGCCGCTCTACAACTTCCTGCTCAACAAGTGGTACTTCGACGAAATCTACGACTTCCTGTTCGTCCGCCCGGCGTTCTGGCTCGGCCGCCTGTTCTGGAAGCAGGGCGACGGCCGCATCATCGACGGCTGGGGGCCTGACGGCATTTCGGCGCGTGTCCTCGACATCACGCGTGGCGTCGTCCGCTTGCAGAGCGGCTATCTCTACCACTATGCCTTTGCCATGCTGCTCGGCGTCGCCGGCCTGGTGACCTGGTTCATGCTCGGGGGAGCGCAGTGA
- a CDS encoding ribonuclease J has product MTKSPASPKSDDELLFLPLGGSGEIGMNLNLYGYGPEDARQWIVVDLGVTFGDERTPGVDLIMPDPAFIEDRREELLGIVLTHAHEDHIGAVAHLWPRLRCPVYATPFTAAMVRGKLIEAGLEGEVPMHIIPLGHRFDLGPFDIELVTLTHSILEPNALAIRTPLGLVMHTGDWKIDPDPVLGDDIDIVRLTEIGDEGVRAIVCDSTNVFTPGTAGSEADVAASLIELIRPMEGRVAVTTFASNVARLDSIARAAAACDRHAVLVGRSMHRVVAAARDAGYLNDLPPFVSENDAGYLPREKVLFICTGSQGEPRAALARIAEDGHPNIVLGKGDCVVFSSRVIPGNETSIFDLQNTLALRGIRVITEKDHFVHVSGHPCRDELARMYQWIRPEISVPVHGEARHLAEHAALARELQVPQQVVIRNGLMVRLAPGPAEIVDEAPSGRIYLDGEVLIESDEGAVQERRRLAFAGSVFVSVVLDGKGQLRGDPQVRLMGLPEEDGNGTDFEDIALDAIDTALDRLPAKRRGDDDTVAEFLRRAVRGALRREWGKKPQVAVVVTRI; this is encoded by the coding sequence ATGACCAAATCCCCCGCATCGCCGAAATCCGACGACGAACTCCTGTTCCTGCCGCTGGGCGGTTCGGGCGAAATCGGCATGAACCTCAATCTCTACGGCTACGGACCGGAAGACGCCCGCCAATGGATCGTCGTCGATCTCGGCGTCACCTTCGGAGACGAGCGCACGCCCGGCGTCGATCTCATCATGCCGGACCCCGCCTTCATCGAGGACCGCCGCGAAGAATTGCTCGGCATCGTGCTGACGCATGCGCATGAAGATCACATCGGCGCCGTCGCGCATCTCTGGCCGCGCCTGCGCTGCCCGGTCTATGCGACGCCCTTCACCGCGGCGATGGTGCGCGGCAAGCTGATCGAGGCCGGTCTCGAGGGCGAAGTGCCCATGCACATCATCCCCCTCGGTCACCGCTTCGATCTCGGCCCCTTTGACATCGAGCTGGTCACGCTCACCCACTCGATCCTCGAACCGAATGCGCTCGCCATCCGCACCCCGCTCGGCCTCGTCATGCACACCGGCGACTGGAAGATCGACCCCGACCCCGTGCTTGGCGACGACATCGACATCGTCCGCCTCACCGAAATCGGCGACGAGGGCGTGCGCGCCATCGTCTGCGATTCCACCAATGTCTTCACGCCCGGCACCGCGGGCTCGGAGGCCGATGTCGCCGCGAGCCTGATCGAACTGATCCGCCCGATGGAGGGCAGGGTGGCCGTCACCACCTTCGCCTCCAATGTCGCCCGTCTCGACAGCATCGCCCGCGCCGCCGCCGCATGCGACCGTCATGCGGTGCTGGTCGGCCGGTCCATGCATCGCGTCGTCGCCGCCGCGCGCGACGCCGGCTATCTCAACGACCTGCCGCCCTTCGTCAGCGAAAACGACGCCGGCTATCTGCCGCGCGAAAAAGTGCTTTTCATCTGCACCGGCAGTCAGGGCGAGCCGCGCGCCGCGCTTGCCCGCATCGCCGAGGACGGCCATCCCAACATCGTGCTGGGCAAGGGCGACTGCGTGGTCTTTTCATCCCGCGTGATCCCCGGCAACGAAACCTCGATCTTCGACCTGCAGAACACGCTGGCGCTGCGCGGCATCCGTGTGATCACCGAGAAGGATCACTTCGTCCATGTCTCGGGCCATCCCTGCCGCGACGAGCTTGCCCGCATGTATCAGTGGATCAGGCCCGAAATTTCGGTGCCGGTTCACGGCGAGGCCCGCCACCTCGCCGAGCACGCGGCGCTGGCCCGCGAGCTTCAGGTGCCGCAACAGGTCGTCATCCGCAACGGCCTGATGGTCCGCCTCGCGCCCGGTCCGGCCGAGATCGTCGACGAAGCGCCCTCCGGCCGCATCTATCTCGACGGCGAAGTGCTGATCGAATCCGACGAAGGCGCGGTGCAGGAGCGCCGCCGCCTGGCTTTTGCCGGCTCGGTCTTCGTCAGCGTGGTGCTCGACGGCAAAGGCCAGCTTCGCGGCGACCCGCAGGTCCGCCTGATGGGCTTGCCCGAGGAAGATGGCAACGGCACCGATTTCGAAGACATCGCGCTCGACGCCATCGACACCGCGCTCGACCGCCTGCCCGCCAAGCGCCGCGGCGACGACGACACGGTGGCCGAATTTCTCCGCCGCGCCGTGCGCGGCGCGCTGCGCCGCGAATGGGGCAAGAAACCGCAGGTCGCCGTGGTCGTCACGCGCATCTGA
- a CDS encoding NADH-quinone oxidoreductase subunit M, which produces MADGYILSLVTFLPLVGALIILTVRGDEAAVARNARYVALWTTGVTFVLSLYIWAQFDPTTADFQFVQRAAWLGGAIDYHMGVDGISVLFVVLTAFLMPACILASWTSIDTRVKEYMIAFLVLETLMIGVFCALDLVLFYLFFEGGLIPMFLIIGVWGGKRRIYASFKFFLYTLAGSVLMLLAIMAMYWEAGTTSIPALLAHDFPADMQFWLWLAFFASFAVKMPMWPVHTWLPDAHVEAPTAGSVILAGILLKMGGYGFLRFSLPMFPVASADLAWLVFGLSLVAIVYTSLVALVQEDMKKLIAYSSVAHMGFVTMGIFAANQQGVQGGIFQMLSHGWVSGALFLCVGVIYDRMHTREISAYGGLVNRMPLYAVAFMVFTMANVGLPGTSGFVGEFLTIVGAFKVNTWVGAIAATGVILAAGYALYLYRRVVFGVLEKDTLKAIADLNRREVATLGPLFAATLFFGIYPAPIMDVTAVSVENLVTNYNAAVEAHRLAEGAGAMSHIAALFTGR; this is translated from the coding sequence ATGGCCGACGGCTACATTCTTTCTCTGGTCACCTTTCTCCCGCTTGTCGGCGCCCTGATCATCCTGACGGTGCGCGGCGACGAGGCCGCGGTCGCGCGCAACGCGCGCTATGTGGCGCTCTGGACCACCGGCGTCACCTTCGTTCTCTCGCTCTACATCTGGGCGCAGTTCGACCCGACAACGGCCGATTTTCAGTTCGTGCAGCGCGCCGCATGGCTCGGCGGTGCGATCGACTATCACATGGGCGTCGATGGCATTTCGGTGCTCTTCGTCGTCCTGACGGCATTCCTGATGCCCGCCTGCATCCTGGCGAGCTGGACGTCGATCGACACCCGCGTCAAGGAATACATGATCGCCTTCCTCGTGCTCGAAACGCTGATGATCGGCGTCTTCTGCGCGCTCGACCTCGTGCTCTTCTATCTCTTCTTCGAAGGCGGGCTGATCCCGATGTTCCTGATCATCGGCGTCTGGGGCGGCAAGCGGCGCATCTATGCCAGCTTCAAGTTCTTCCTCTACACGCTGGCAGGCTCGGTGCTGATGCTGCTCGCCATCATGGCGATGTACTGGGAGGCCGGCACCACCAGCATTCCGGCGCTGCTCGCCCACGACTTCCCGGCCGACATGCAATTCTGGCTGTGGCTCGCCTTCTTCGCCTCCTTCGCGGTCAAGATGCCGATGTGGCCGGTCCACACATGGTTGCCCGACGCGCACGTCGAGGCGCCGACGGCGGGTTCGGTCATCCTGGCCGGCATCCTCCTTAAAATGGGCGGCTACGGCTTCCTGCGTTTCTCGCTGCCGATGTTCCCGGTCGCCTCCGCCGATCTCGCCTGGCTGGTCTTCGGCCTCAGCCTCGTCGCCATCGTCTACACCTCGCTGGTCGCGCTGGTGCAGGAGGACATGAAAAAGCTGATCGCCTATTCCTCGGTCGCCCACATGGGCTTTGTGACCATGGGCATCTTCGCCGCCAACCAGCAGGGCGTGCAGGGCGGCATCTTCCAGATGCTGAGCCACGGCTGGGTCTCGGGCGCGCTCTTCCTCTGCGTCGGCGTCATCTACGACCGCATGCACACGCGCGAGATTTCGGCCTATGGCGGCCTCGTCAACCGCATGCCGCTTTATGCGGTGGCCTTCATGGTCTTCACGATGGCCAATGTCGGCCTGCCCGGCACAAGCGGCTTCGTCGGCGAATTCCTCACCATCGTCGGCGCCTTCAAGGTCAACACCTGGGTCGGCGCCATTGCCGCCACCGGCGTCATTCTCGCCGCCGGCTACGCACTTTATCTCTATCGGCGCGTCGTCTTCGGCGTGCTCGAGAAGGACACGCTGAAAGCGATCGCTGATCTCAACCGCCGCGAAGTCGCGACGCTCGGCCCGCTCTTTGCCGCCACGCTCTTCTTCGGCATCTATCCGGCGCCGATCATGGATGTGACGGCGGTGTCGGTCGAAAATCTGGTAACGAACTACAACGCCGCCGTAGAAGCGCATCGGTTGGCCGAAGGGGCAGGGGCGATGTCCCACATCGCCGCCCTCTTCACGGGCCGATAG
- a CDS encoding biotin--[acetyl-CoA-carboxylase] ligase yields MAELPPGVALRRFAEIDSTNEEARRLGEAGTQGPLWIVAERQTAGRGRRGRSWVSPPGNFMGTLYLTPRCGPRQAGELSFVAAVAVFDAVEALLPPPARAALRLKWPNDLLHDKRKLAGILLESSGVAGAEVAWLAIGIGINLAGHPDNVEFPATSLPAIGAPPVAPDEALSALAAAFERWLAVWRGVQGFAAIREAWLTRAAGLGEHLTVRLAQETFTGTFEGLAPDGALQLRLADGTLRLVSAGDVFFPAATH; encoded by the coding sequence ATGGCCGAGCTTCCGCCAGGTGTCGCGCTTCGCCGCTTCGCCGAAATCGACAGCACCAACGAGGAAGCCCGCCGCCTCGGCGAGGCGGGCACGCAGGGCCCGCTCTGGATCGTCGCCGAACGCCAGACCGCCGGTCGCGGCCGGCGCGGCCGAAGCTGGGTCTCGCCGCCCGGCAATTTCATGGGCACGCTCTATCTGACGCCCCGCTGCGGCCCGCGTCAGGCCGGCGAGCTCTCCTTCGTCGCCGCCGTCGCCGTCTTCGATGCGGTCGAGGCACTGCTGCCGCCGCCCGCGCGCGCCGCCCTCCGTCTCAAATGGCCGAACGACCTCTTGCATGACAAACGCAAGCTCGCCGGCATCCTGCTCGAATCCTCCGGCGTCGCCGGCGCCGAGGTCGCATGGCTCGCCATCGGCATCGGCATCAACCTCGCGGGCCACCCCGACAATGTCGAATTCCCGGCAACCTCGCTTCCGGCCATCGGCGCGCCGCCGGTCGCGCCCGATGAGGCGCTGTCGGCGCTCGCCGCCGCCTTCGAGCGCTGGCTCGCCGTTTGGCGCGGTGTCCAGGGTTTCGCCGCCATCCGCGAAGCCTGGCTCACACGCGCCGCCGGCCTTGGCGAGCACCTCACCGTCCGCCTCGCGCAGGAAACATTCACCGGCACCTTCGAAGGCCTCGCCCCCGACGGCGCCTTGCAACTCCGCCTTGCCGACGGCACGCTGCGCCTTGTCTCCGCCGGCGATGTGTTCTTTCCGGCCGCGACGCATTAG
- the nuoK gene encoding NADH-quinone oxidoreductase subunit NuoK, whose protein sequence is MAIGLGHYLTVAAILFTLGIFGIFLNRKNVIVILMSIELMLLAVNINLVAFSAHLGDLVGQVFALFVLTVAAAEAAIGLAILVVYFRNRGSIAVEDINVMKG, encoded by the coding sequence ATGGCAATCGGCCTCGGACATTATCTGACAGTGGCGGCGATCCTGTTCACGCTCGGCATTTTCGGCATCTTCCTCAACCGGAAGAACGTCATCGTCATCCTGATGTCGATCGAATTGATGCTGCTCGCGGTCAACATCAATCTGGTCGCCTTCTCCGCCCATCTCGGCGATCTGGTGGGCCAGGTCTTCGCGCTCTTCGTCCTGACGGTCGCGGCCGCCGAGGCCGCCATCGGCCTTGCCATTCTGGTCGTCTATTTCCGCAACCGCGGTTCCATCGCGGTCGAAGACATCAACGTGATGAAGGGGTAA